A window from Chitinophagales bacterium encodes these proteins:
- a CDS encoding RNA-binding domain-containing protein, which yields MIHGNTVEWERLEFKQGWNPEDVIHSMCAFANDLQNWGGGYIIVGVAEENGQPVLPPVGLQRNQLDAIQGEVVQLGHRINPTYFPITAPYELEGQLVLVLWCPAGDNRPYTAPTTLGNGAQRRHYVRVGSTSIIAQGENLRKLQELAARIPFDDRINNQASLDDLDLGLIREYLQEIKSGLLEESAHMPFADLCKTMLIAKGPNEDVRPVNVGLLFFSKKPERFFDRAWIELVRHKDDSGKNFKEVYFKGPLHKQLRETLSYIKSNIISEQVNKHANKAESERFFNYPFEAIEEVLSNAVYHKSYEHVAPIEIQVFPDKMTILSHPGPVPPVNGEVLSTQKRIIAREYRNRRIGDFLKELKLTEGRGTGFPSIYGALEANGSSEPSFETDDASYVLVTLSAHLNDQASDQASDQANVFKFKDLEDIVSFSNGATNGATNGATNGASDQARAIINEEVHSRVLEVLDITKRWIKREELFEKMNLSNQTINRKKYLDPLIEIGWITMEYPDTPTHPKQRYKITDSGMKLIDLIEEK from the coding sequence TTGATACATGGCAATACCGTTGAGTGGGAGCGCTTAGAGTTTAAGCAGGGGTGGAACCCCGAGGATGTAATTCATTCCATGTGTGCTTTTGCCAATGATCTACAAAATTGGGGAGGTGGATATATAATCGTTGGTGTTGCTGAAGAAAATGGTCAACCCGTTCTTCCTCCAGTAGGATTACAACGAAATCAATTAGATGCTATTCAAGGAGAAGTCGTTCAACTAGGTCATAGAATTAATCCAACCTACTTTCCAATTACAGCACCCTATGAGCTAGAAGGGCAACTTGTTTTGGTACTTTGGTGTCCTGCCGGTGATAATCGGCCCTATACAGCTCCAACAACTCTTGGGAATGGAGCTCAAAGACGACATTATGTGCGTGTAGGCTCAACAAGCATTATAGCTCAAGGAGAAAACCTTAGAAAACTTCAAGAGTTAGCCGCTCGAATTCCTTTTGATGATAGAATAAATAATCAAGCCTCTCTTGATGACTTAGACTTAGGGCTTATCCGCGAATACCTTCAGGAAATCAAAAGTGGTTTACTTGAAGAAAGTGCTCACATGCCATTTGCTGACTTGTGTAAAACCATGCTCATTGCCAAAGGTCCGAATGAAGATGTGAGACCAGTGAATGTTGGCTTGTTATTTTTCTCTAAAAAACCTGAACGGTTTTTTGATAGGGCATGGATTGAATTGGTACGTCATAAAGATGATTCGGGAAAGAATTTTAAAGAAGTCTATTTCAAAGGCCCCTTACATAAGCAATTGAGGGAGACTCTTTCCTATATCAAGAGCAACATAATTTCCGAACAAGTCAATAAACACGCTAACAAAGCAGAGTCAGAACGTTTTTTCAATTATCCATTCGAAGCAATTGAGGAAGTTTTGTCTAATGCGGTATATCATAAAAGCTATGAGCATGTTGCCCCAATTGAGATCCAAGTGTTTCCCGATAAAATGACCATTTTGAGTCATCCGGGACCGGTTCCTCCTGTAAACGGTGAAGTTCTTTCGACCCAGAAAAGAATTATAGCTCGAGAATATAGGAATCGGAGAATCGGAGATTTTCTGAAAGAATTAAAACTCACTGAAGGAAGAGGGACAGGCTTCCCTTCTATTTATGGTGCTTTGGAAGCCAATGGTTCTTCTGAACCCTCTTTTGAAACAGATGATGCTAGTTATGTACTTGTTACCCTTTCTGCTCATCTGAATGACCAAGCTAGTGACCAAGCTAGTGACCAAGCTAATGTGTTCAAATTTAAAGATTTAGAAGACATAGTTAGTTTTAGTAACGGAGCTACTAACGGAGCTACTAACGGAGCTACTAACGGAGCTAGTGACCAAGCTCGAGCTATAATTAATGAAGAAGTTCATAGTAGAGTACTAGAAGTTCTTGATATTACTAAACGGTGGATTAAAAGAGAAGAGTTATTCGAAAAGATGAACCTAAGTAACCAAACGATTAATAGAAAGAAGTATTTAGATCCGCTGATTGAGATAGGTTGGATAACAATGGAATACCCCGATACTCCAACTCATCCCAAACAACGATATAAAATCACTGACTCAGGAATGAAATTAATAGATCTAATAGAAGAAAAATGA
- a CDS encoding DEAD/DEAH box helicase family protein gives MKLQFKEQDFQIKAVQAVVDCFEGQPLKTNHFTLERSKELIRKAKQAAMGIQSLDFEIEKEIGYRNSELPKNWDEQMLKNIQEVQKQNDLHESKKIERPNGVNLGYNLTIEMETGTGKTYTYIRTMYELHKKYGWSKFIVIVPSIAIREGVYKSFQITQDHFQELYGHKINPFIYNSGRPQDIENFASDSRISVMIINTQAFNARGKDARRIYQELDQFGTRKPIEIIAETNPILIVDEPQSVEGEKTLKSMQDFNALFTLRYSATHKIEYNKIYRLDALDAYNKRLVKKIQVKGINLKGSTGTTGYMYLENIILSTTKPPYALIEHEKRTASGSITKKRIKVAEGYNIYEHSGNMPAYKNQTITEINGYLNKIVVGGQDVFPGDILNDKDEHAFRRVQIRECILSHLQKEKQLFGQGIKVLSLFFIDTVEKYRVYDELGEQQLGEYAKIFEEEYAKIREEERDMTMPLYDKYLMRDTPKKVHDGYFSIDKKGKTVDPTVKRGKEDSEDVSAYNLIMKNKERLLSFEEPTRFIFSHSALKEGWDNPNVFQICALKHSESGSLTRRRQEVGRGMRLCVNNHGVRQDFGLVGERVHEINKLTVIASETYEAFAKGLQKEIADTLKDRPQKIEARIFINKVVTNEKGDEHRIDELEATLLNNTLLFERVADANGKVTDEGKELIEQNKVPLPEQLEPYRTSICKLLTSVYTGKEFKPEDERQTVILNTNKNFSKKEFQALWEKINLKTIYEVQFDTEQLIQDSKIRIDAQLNIGDRVYEIKTGELEDGTAEQMKEGSLVRESKRQYMKLKNDLYSNTVYDVVGEIEVQTNLTRKTIVEILKKIKQEKFLLIRKNPEEFIGKCSKLINEVKASLIINNIVYHKTEERHDVKTVFTNDKFALRKSEFLKKHIYDFLTSDSKIESDFATALENSTEVVVYAKLPKSFYISTPVANYSPDWAIVFDKDKVRHIYFVAETKGSDSDMDLREIEKLKIECAKVHFNEISGAEVKFEKVSSYEKLMDIVQLS, from the coding sequence ATGAAACTACAGTTTAAAGAACAAGACTTTCAGATAAAGGCGGTTCAGGCTGTAGTAGATTGTTTTGAAGGGCAACCACTAAAAACCAATCACTTCACCTTAGAGCGTAGTAAGGAACTCATTCGCAAAGCTAAGCAAGCAGCTATGGGAATTCAAAGCTTAGACTTTGAAATAGAAAAAGAAATTGGTTATCGAAATTCTGAACTTCCTAAAAATTGGGATGAACAAATGCTCAAAAACATTCAGGAAGTCCAAAAACAGAATGACCTTCATGAAAGCAAGAAAATTGAACGCCCTAATGGTGTGAATTTGGGATACAACCTCACCATTGAAATGGAAACAGGTACTGGTAAAACCTATACCTATATCCGGACCATGTACGAGCTGCATAAAAAATACGGTTGGAGTAAGTTCATTGTCATTGTGCCCAGCATTGCTATTCGTGAAGGGGTGTACAAATCCTTTCAGATTACACAGGACCACTTTCAGGAACTCTATGGGCACAAGATCAATCCTTTCATATATAATTCAGGCCGCCCGCAGGATATTGAGAACTTCGCTTCTGACAGCCGTATCAGTGTCATGATTATCAATACACAGGCATTCAATGCGCGTGGTAAAGATGCAAGACGTATCTATCAGGAATTAGACCAGTTTGGCACACGTAAGCCTATTGAAATTATAGCAGAGACTAACCCAATCTTAATAGTGGATGAGCCACAATCAGTAGAAGGTGAAAAGACCTTAAAGAGTATGCAGGACTTTAATGCACTTTTCACGTTACGTTATTCAGCTACCCACAAAATTGAATACAATAAGATTTATCGCCTCGATGCATTAGATGCCTACAACAAACGCTTGGTGAAGAAAATACAAGTAAAGGGTATTAACCTAAAAGGTTCAACAGGTACAACGGGATATATGTATTTAGAAAATATCATTCTGAGTACCACAAAACCACCTTATGCATTAATAGAACATGAAAAACGAACGGCTTCCGGTTCCATTACCAAAAAGCGGATAAAGGTTGCTGAAGGCTACAACATTTATGAGCATTCAGGAAATATGCCTGCATACAAGAATCAAACAATAACCGAAATTAATGGCTATCTAAATAAGATAGTGGTTGGGGGTCAGGATGTTTTTCCAGGAGATATTCTTAATGATAAAGATGAACATGCTTTCCGCAGGGTGCAGATAAGGGAATGCATCCTTTCTCATTTGCAAAAAGAAAAGCAGCTTTTTGGCCAGGGCATAAAGGTGCTTTCTCTCTTCTTTATTGATACCGTAGAGAAATACCGTGTTTATGATGAATTAGGGGAACAGCAATTGGGCGAATACGCCAAAATATTTGAAGAAGAATATGCTAAAATCCGTGAAGAAGAACGCGACATGACAATGCCTCTATATGACAAATACCTTATGCGTGATACTCCTAAAAAAGTACATGATGGTTATTTTTCAATAGATAAAAAAGGAAAAACTGTAGATCCTACTGTGAAACGTGGCAAGGAAGATTCAGAAGATGTTTCAGCTTATAACCTGATAATGAAGAATAAGGAAAGGTTGCTCAGTTTTGAAGAACCAACCCGCTTTATATTCTCTCATTCAGCATTGAAAGAAGGTTGGGACAACCCGAATGTATTCCAAATCTGCGCCCTCAAACACTCTGAAAGTGGAAGCCTAACCAGGCGCAGACAAGAAGTAGGTCGCGGCATGCGCCTTTGTGTAAATAACCACGGTGTCCGTCAGGATTTTGGATTAGTAGGAGAACGAGTACATGAAATTAATAAACTCACCGTCATTGCTTCCGAGACTTATGAAGCCTTTGCCAAAGGACTACAAAAAGAAATTGCAGATACCCTCAAAGACCGTCCGCAAAAAATTGAGGCTCGAATATTTATCAATAAAGTAGTAACGAACGAAAAGGGGGATGAACACCGAATAGACGAGCTGGAAGCTACTTTGCTGAACAACACTCTTTTATTTGAGAGGGTAGCGGATGCCAATGGCAAGGTAACCGATGAAGGAAAAGAACTTATCGAACAAAACAAAGTGCCTCTACCCGAACAGCTTGAGCCTTATAGAACCTCAATTTGCAAATTGCTGACATCGGTCTATACAGGAAAGGAGTTTAAACCTGAAGATGAACGCCAAACTGTAATTCTCAATACCAACAAGAACTTTTCAAAAAAGGAGTTTCAGGCACTTTGGGAAAAAATAAACCTGAAAACCATTTACGAAGTACAGTTCGATACAGAGCAGCTCATTCAAGATTCAAAAATCAGAATAGATGCGCAGCTCAATATTGGAGATCGTGTATATGAAATAAAGACAGGAGAATTAGAAGACGGTACAGCAGAGCAAATGAAAGAAGGCAGCTTGGTACGTGAGTCCAAACGTCAGTACATGAAACTGAAAAACGACCTCTATTCCAATACAGTGTATGATGTGGTGGGTGAAATTGAAGTGCAAACCAACCTCACAAGAAAAACCATTGTAGAGATACTCAAGAAGATTAAGCAAGAGAAGTTCCTGCTCATTCGTAAGAATCCTGAAGAGTTTATTGGCAAATGCAGCAAGCTGATCAATGAAGTGAAGGCAAGCCTGATAATCAACAATATTGTTTATCACAAAACTGAAGAAAGGCATGATGTCAAAACGGTTTTTACCAATGATAAATTTGCTTTGCGCAAGTCTGAATTTCTCAAAAAGCACATTTACGACTTCCTTACTTCCGACTCTAAAATTGAATCGGACTTTGCTACAGCCTTAGAAAACAGCACCGAAGTAGTGGTCTATGCCAAGCTTCCTAAAAGCTTCTATATTTCCACACCAGTTGCCAATTACAGTCCGGATTGGGCGATAGTCTTTGACAAGGACAAAGTCCGACATATCTACTTCGTTGCAGAAACCAAAGGTTCTGATTCGGATATGGACTTGAGAGAGATCGAGAAGCTAAAAATTGAATGCGCCAAAGTCCATTTTAATGAGATAAGTGGTGCAGAAGTTAAATTTGAGAAAGTAAGCAGCTATGAAAAGCTGATGGATATTGTACAATTGAGTTAA